The genomic stretch AACGAGGCACGCAGCAGGTGAACGACGCACGTTTGGACGACGGCCTGCGGCCAGACGGTCTCGATGGCCTGCGGCAGCCCCTTGAGCCCGTCGCAGACCACCATCAGCGCATCAGCGACGCCACGGTTCTTAATCTCGGTCAGCACGTGCAGCCAGAACTTGGCGCCCTCGCCGCCGTCGCCGGCCCACAAGCCGAGGATGTCGCGCTCGCCATCGACGGTGACCGCCATCGCCACGTAGACCGGCCGGTTGGCCACCTGGCCGTCCCGCAGCTTCACATGGATGGCATCGATGAAGATCACCGGGTAGACGGCGTCGAGCGGCCGGTTCTGCCACTCGGCCATGCCGTCCAGCACCTTGTCGGTGATGGTGGAGATGGTCTGCTTAGAGACTTCGGCGCCGTAGACCTCGGCCAGGTGCGCGGAGATCTCGCCGGTGGTCAGGCCCTTGGCGGCCAGCGAGATGACCATCTCATCGACGCCGGACAGGCGCCGCTGCCGCTTACGCACGATCTTCGGCTCGAAGCTGCCGTCCCGATCCCGCGGGACGGTGATCTCCACCGGGCCGACGTCGGTGATGACGGTCTTGGACCGGGTCCCGTTGCGCGAGTTGCCTGTCTCGCTGCCAGCGCGCTCGTGCTTGTCGTAGCCGAGATGGTCGGTGATCTCGCCTTCGAGAGCGGACTCCAGCACCAGCTTGGTCAGCCGGCCCAGCAGCCCGTTCTCACCGACCAGCTCCACCCCTTCGGCTCGCGCCTGGTCGACCAGCCTGGCCACCAGCTCCCGATCCGTCGAGCTCTCCGACTTCTTACGCGCCACCGCGGCGTCCTCCAGGTCGATCTCCGTCGATGCCTGGATCACAGTACTCATCAGGTGCGTTCTCCTTGATCAGGAGTTACACCGAAGACCGTACAGTCCCATTGATCGCCGTCCCTGCTTCGCCCTGCGGCGAGCCGTTGGTGATCGATGGCTGGCATCGGATCCACCAGGCCCTCGCCACAGGGGTCGAGCGGCTTCCGATGATCGTACTGAGTGCGGAGGAGGAGTACGCCTGCCGGATCCATGGAGGGGAGAAGGGTTACGTCTAGCAGAGACGAAAGCCAGCGGGTTTGAGATGACCCGCAGTCTGATCACGCGATGGGAGTGCGTGATGACCGATACCACTTGCTGCCAAGCGGCGATGTCGCTGCCTGGTCTTCTCGAAAGCGTGGGCGAGGCCCGCGCATGGGCGCTGACGGTGCTGCCCGCCGGCTGCCCCCGTGCCGACGATGTGGCCCTGGTGGTGTCGGAGCTGGCTACCAACGCCGTGTTGCACAGCGCGTCCAGAGCCCCAGGCGGGACGTTCCAGCTCCTGGTCGACGTGGAGGCCGATGCGATCGCGGTGGCGGTGGTCGATGCCGGGCCGGCGCCGGTCACCGTCTGCCGCCCGGCTGGTGAGGGCGGGCTCGGCCTGGTCCTGGTCATCGAACTGGCGGACGCCTACGAGGTCACCACGGCGGTCAACGCCCGCAGGACCTGGTGCCGTCTGGAATGGGAGGCCGGCGGATGAGCCAGGTCACCGAGAACCCGTCCGCCTGTTGATCCGGGGGTCTCAGTAGCAATGGAGCAGAATCCATGAACCTGCCCCTGGCCAGGGGTTATTTGAGTTTGGAGAACGCCTGACGATCTCTGCTACTACGGTTCGAGCTGGTTTCGGTGCGGTCGTGGAGTGTTGGTGGGGTTGGCGGTCCAGTTCTTCTCCGACGAGCAGATGGAGCGGCTGCGGTCGTATTCGGACATCGGCAGGGAGGAGTTGAGCAGGTCTTCACGTTGACGCGGAAGGATCTGGGGTTCATCGACAACTTGAGTCGGGGCGGGGGCAGGGTTCGGCGGGGGCGCTTGGGCTTGGCGGTGCAGCTGTGCACGTTGCTGTGACTGGGGGTCGTACCGGATGCCATCTGGTCGGTGCCGCAGGCGGCAGTGCAGCGGCTGGCGGTGTCTCCGGGGTGCTGGTGCAGTACGGGGGCGCAGACCCGTAGTGATCATTTGAAGCTGGTGTGCTGAAGTACTTGGACTGGAAACCGGTTTCGACCAAGGGGGAGAGGCTGAAGAAGCTGGAGCAGTTCCTTCTTGACCAAGCGATGGAGCACGATACGCCGTCGCTGCTGTTCCACCAGGCGGCGTCACGGTTCGGCACCGCCACGCTGACGGTCACCGGCGGTCCGGCCACGCCGTCATCCCCGAAGCCGCAGCGCACCGCGACGACCACGATCACGCTGACGCAGGCCCGCGTGGGCGCCTGGCGCGCACACCCGAAGGCAAACGACGTACGCATTGATGTTTCCGGCTTGGACGAGCGCGTCTTCCAGCTCACTGTCACGCACGAGTTCCGGCTGCCCGACGACGACCCGGACGTGGCCGCGTTGCGCGCGGGCGCCGCCGGCTATTCGCTCACCCCGTTCGTTGAAGACAGGGTGGGCAATGTCGGGATGAACCCGGAAAGCGGCGCTGTCCTGTACCCCGCGTTCACGACCCCGACAACCACGGTGGAACGCGGCTCCGGCCTGGCTATCGTCACTTTCACCGGCATCGGGTACGGCAAGTACGAGACCGACGACTATGTCGCCATCGACTTCTCGCCAGCCTCCGGCGAAGGCGTGTTGCCCTTCTCCGCTCACGAGATCGTCATCACCGCCGAAGGCTGGACGGTCGCGGGTGTGACCGGGCCGCCGCCCCTGACCCAGGATCGGCATTACTTACGGCTGGACGGCTACCGCTCGATGAGGGCGGCCTTTGTCAGAAACGGCCACACTGCGTCGGTGGCGGGCTACCTCGCCCGCGACGACGAGATCGGCCAGCGGGCGGAAGTGGGCAGAGAGGGGGAACAGGAGGAGGAGTTGCGCCGCTCCGACTTCGACTTCCGGGGAAGGGCCGCTGCCGCGGTCGAACCGATGGTCTACCTGGGAGTCTCGCTGGCGATCGTCTACTGATTCGCTCGCGCGCTCGGCGGCTGCTGGTGGCGCCGCCCGCGCAACTGGCTCCTGATCGCCGCGTTGGTGGCCCTGTTCCTTGCGCAGAATTTCCTGAACGACTGGGGCTTCTGGACCGCTCTTGGCGTGTTGGCGGGTGTGCTCCCCGTCCTGTCGCTGTTTTCCGCTGCGCGCGCGGTGCCCGGCAAAAGCCCGCTCGTTACCGGTTCGGTGGCGGCGGCGGTGGTGGGCGTGACGCTGTCGGTCTGGGGACTGGTGATGCTCTCCGGGCAGGCGGCGGACGCCTGGTGGCTGTCCGGCGCGGCGGGGCTCGCGGCCGTGGTCGCCGCGGTGCCCCGGTGGCGCCGGGCGCTGCCCGTCGTGCCATTTCTCGCGATGGGCTGCGGCGTGCTGCTGGGGGTATGGGCGGGGCAGTCCGGCGTCGCTCCCGGCATCGCCGTATGGCTGGCGGTGCTGTCCGTGGCCGGGACCACGTTGGCCTCGGATGGGGTGTCGAGGCGAGCCGCAGTTGGTCGCCGAAGGTGGGACCCTGGTGGGTCGGGGCTGTACTGGTGACCTCAGGCGTCCTGATCTATACGGCATTTCCAGAACAGTGGTACGAGGGAGAATGGGTCTGGCACGGGTACGTCGGCCCTGTAAACAGCATCGTTGTCACCCTGACCTACGCCGTGGCGCTGCTGGTCTCCGCGATGCTCGTCGTCCGCGCCCGGCGGATCGGCCGGACCGCCGCCGCCTTGACGGCGACGACGGCCTGGCACACGGCCGTGTTCTTTGTTCTGACGCTGCGTGGGCTGCTCAGCGGCCCCTCCTCCTTCGGCCAGGCGATGGCGCTTGTTGCGTGGCCTGCCGTCGCCTGGCTGCTGTCTGGGACGGCCCGCCCGTGCAGGTGTCCGAGGCGGAGCACCGTCTGCTTGTCCGGGACATGATCAGGCGGCGTGCCGTCCGCGCTGCATTGACGAACCTGCTGCGGCAGCCGCCGTAGGCGTCCCTGTCCGACTTTGACAAGCAGCGGACGTCGCTGGAGCGCGCGGCCGACGAGAGCGCCGGCCCCGTCGACTCCGATCTCGCGCTCACCCCCCTGGCCGGGCGAACGCCCTGGCAGAACGGGCTGGCCTCCCTGGTGGTGGGGGCGCTGCTGTCGTTGCCGTTCTCGGCGGTACGGGTCGTCGAGTCGGTCGAGACCGGGCAAGGAGAGGGCCGGCAGCTCCTGGCGGGAGCGCTGACGGTGCTGTCCCTGCCCGCGCTCTGCATGGTCTTCGGCTACTTCTATCCCCGCGTGCGTGGCACCACTCCGATCGTGAAGAGCCTGGCCTTCCTGGCCGCCGCCGTCTTCATCCAACTGCCCGGAATTGTCGGGACGCTCGTCGTCTCCATGACGGCGGATCCGAATCTGGCCGATACAACGCCACCCACGCCGAAGGAGGCGCTGGCCGCTGTGCTGGTGGCGGTGGGAAACATCGCGGTCGTCAGCATCGGGCTGGGCCTGTGGTGGGAGTGGCGCCTCATGGCGCTGGCCGGAGAGCCATGGGCGCGTCTCAGGGACATCCGTACGCTACGGGCCCTCGCCGCACCACTGGCCGCCGTCGCCATCGCCGTGGCGACGACCGCCACGACCGTGTTGGTGAACAATGTCATCGCGCCCTTGCCGACCGTCCAGGCCCCCGCCCCGAACGCAGAGAACACCCCACGTCCCTAGGAGCGCGAACCATGGCCCACGCCAACGCCTCACGAGAGCCGAAAGTAAGTATCCATAGGTCATGCTGAGGGCTCGCCAGCGCCCCCTGACGGGGCACTCAGGTGCTGTTCGAGCTGGTGCGTCCGCAGGCAGAGCTAGAGCCAGATAACGCCTCGAGATCTTCCGAGCCACCGACCTGTGATGGGTCGATATCCGCTCGGACCGCTGGTAACAGTGCTGTATTCGAAGCGCGATGTATTCTCCCGATCGTCCCTACCGGTAAGAACAAGGGCGGCGTGTACGGGGGCGGTTGACGAGCATGCGAACGAAAAGTCGCGCTAGTGAGCTGGACGGGAGCGGCTTGGCGTGACATTCCGTTCCGGCTCGGTCTGGACGATGCCGACGTCCTGGTGTTCAGCTTTCCCGGCGGATCCTCACCGCGAAGACCCCTCGGTTCGCATCGAATGCGGCATCCTCCCGACCGTCCAGTGTGGGCAAGCCAGTGTGATCGGGTGCCGATTCCGAGGCCCGAAGGTGGCAAACCCAAGGACATCGAGGTCAAGCAATACGAGGCGACCGACGGCGGTCCGCTCTTCTGAGTGCCCGTGTCACAGCCTGACGGGTCACCATGATCATGCGGTTTCGGTTGAGCAGCCGCGACAGGAACAGCACGCGGCCCGG from Nonomuraea polychroma encodes the following:
- a CDS encoding IS256 family transposase, producing the protein MSTVIQASTEIDLEDAAVARKKSESSTDRELVARLVDQARAEGVELVGENGLLGRLTKLVLESALEGEITDHLGYDKHERAGSETGNSRNGTRSKTVITDVGPVEITVPRDRDGSFEPKIVRKRQRRLSGVDEMVISLAAKGLTTGEISAHLAEVYGAEVSKQTISTITDKVLDGMAEWQNRPLDAVYPVIFIDAIHVKLRDGQVANRPVYVAMAVTVDGERDILGLWAGDGGEGAKFWLHVLTEIKNRGVADALMVVCDGLKGLPQAIETVWPQAVVQTCVVHLLRASFRYAARQHWDAIAKALKPVYTAPTEAAALERFYEFAEVWGGKYPAIVKLWEDAWAEFVPFLNFDTEIRRVICSTNAIESVNARIRRAVKARGHFPNEQAALKCVYMAIMSLDPTGKGRKRWITRWKAALNAFAITFEGRLTPTTR
- a CDS encoding ATP-binding protein: MTDTTCCQAAMSLPGLLESVGEARAWALTVLPAGCPRADDVALVVSELATNAVLHSASRAPGGTFQLLVDVEADAIAVAVVDAGPAPVTVCRPAGEGGLGLVLVIELADAYEVTTAVNARRTWCRLEWEAGG